Proteins found in one Oreochromis niloticus isolate F11D_XX linkage group LG22, O_niloticus_UMD_NMBU, whole genome shotgun sequence genomic segment:
- the LOC102076441 gene encoding tektin-5: MWAQCVLKDNRPCLNVRFSMPVLSSNKILVSSNRPKSKETNRLEDEIVYNLGEDISWMPSATRSTMRYLSSRHREVSQWQAQFSEIMRQLEREVTALEQLKDIVDSFLQEMQLSLQLLSDCISVVNSLSPAVLSQDPVYTELRKEERLTNDSGEILRAQVCILLSKISSLKNIHSQLGADLHNKGEATKFTMKCMTLELNTPSSCPPAGQYKPHHVGYDTWLSHCKDLKTAANILMKDSSSFRGNLRFSMANIKNAQKRQRRRTDDALRKKIHELTKNQEMLLLERKQISDDISDQTKEIQKLKCEIRSCDTKLHHASHRLDILNQRPGYELCRDLPHISLTLENYDLVKIGAGLRSTLKLSHQNLELQHKHLMIVEEKLAKKTHILEVEQKCQSLLQTFQPAHDTVVVLANKAKLHKTTSSSGCHECFQ, from the exons ATGTG GGCGCAGTGTGTGCTGAAGGACAACCGGCCATGTTTGAATGTCAGATTCAGTATGCCTGTCCTGTCCAGCAATAAAATCCTGGTGAGCAGCAACAGGCCAAAGTCTAAGGAGACCAACCGGCTTGAAGATGAAATAGTCTATAACCTGGGTGAAGATATTTCTTGG ATGCCTTCTGCCACTCGCAGCACCATGAGGTATCTCAGCTCTCGGCACAGGGAAGTCAGTCAGTGGCAGGCCCAGTTTTCTGAGATTATGCGCCAGCTGGAAAGAGAAGTCACTGCTCTGGAGCAG CTGAAAGACATTGTTGACAGCTTTCTTCAAGAGATGCAGTTGTCCCTTCAGCTGCTGAGCGACTGTATTTCAGTCGTAAACAGCCTGAGTCCAGCAGTCCTGAGCCAGGACCCCGTCTACACCGAGCTGAGGAAAGAAGAGAGGCTGACGAACGACAGTGGAGAAATTCTGCGGGCGCAGGTCTGCATCCTGCTCAGCAAAATAAG TTCTCTGAAGAACATCCACAGTCAGCTGGGAGCAGATTTACACAACAAAGGTGAAGCCACCAAGTTTACCATGAAATGCATGACCCTTGAACTCAACACGCCGAGCTCCTGTCCGCCTGCCGGTCAGTACAAGCCTCACCATGTGGGCTATGACACGTGGCTGTCTCACTGCAAAGACCTGAAGACGGCGGCCAACATCCTGATGAAGGACTCTTCTTCCTTCAGGGGAAACCTGAGGTTCTCTATGGCCAAT atAAAAAATGCCCAGAAGCGTCAGAGACGCAGGACAGACGACGCTCTGAGGAAGAAAATCCATGAACTGACCAAAAACCAGGAAATGCTGCTCTTGGAAAGGAAGCAG ATCAGTGATGACATTTCTGATCAGACCAAAGAAATACAGAAACTGAAGTGTGAGATCAGGAGCTGTGACACCAAACTGCATCATGCTTCCCACCGCCTGGACATCCTCAACCAGAGACCTGGATACGAGCTCTGCCGGGACTTG CCACACATCAGCCTCACGCTGGAGAATTACGACCTGGTAAAAATAGGAGCTGGACTTCGCTCAACGCTGAAGCTCTCTCA TCAGAACCTGGAGCTCCAACACAAGCACCTGATGATTGTCGAGGAGAAACTGgccaaaaaaacacacatcctAGAGGTGGAGCAGAAGTGTCAGAGCCTACTTCAGACTTTCCAGCCTGCCCATGACACCGTCGTAGTCCTTGCCAACAAGGCCAAACTTCACAAGACCACGAGCAGCTCCGGCTGTCATGAATGCTTTCAGTAG
- the vps28 gene encoding vacuolar protein sorting-associated protein 28 homolog isoform X1, producing the protein MFHGIPVTGGGGAPANKPELYEEVKLYKNAREREKYDNMAELFAVVKTLQALEKAYIKDCVTPNEYTASCSRLLVQYKAAFKQVQGSDVGSIDDFCRKYRLDCPLAMERIKEDRPITIKDDKGNLNRCIADIVSLFITVMDKLRLEIRAMDEIQPDLRELMETMNRMSNMPPDSEAKDKVNLWLTTLSSMSASDELDDNQVRQMLFDLESAYNAFNRFLHSS; encoded by the exons ATGTTCCATGGGATACCAGtcactggaggaggaggag CTCCGGCAAATAAACCTGAGCTATATGAG GAGGTGAAATTATACAAAAATGCAAGGGAACGAGAAAA GTATGACAATATGGCGGAGTTGTTTGCTGTCGTCAAAACACTACAGGCCCTGGAAAAGGCTTACATTAAAGACTGCGTAACGCCTAATGA GTACACCGCCTCCTGTTCCAGACTCTTGGTTCAGTATAAGGCTGCTTTCAAACAGGTGCAGGGCTCTGACGTGGGCTCCATCGATGACTTCTGCAGGAAATACAGA CTCGACTGTCCACTAGCAATGGAACGGATTAAAGAGGATCGGCCAATCACCATCAAGGATGACAAGGGCAACCTGAACCGCTGCATCGCAGATATAGTTTCA CTCTTCATCACTGTGATGGACAAGCTGAGATTGGAGATCAGGGCCATGGATGAG aTCCAACCAGACCTGAGGGAGCTGATGGAGACTATGAACAGAATGAGTAACATGCCTCCAGACTCAGAGGCCAAGGACAAAGTCAATCTCTG GCTGACCACCCTGAGCAGCATGTCGGCCTCGGATGAGTTGGATGATAATCAGGTGCGCCAGATGCTCTTTGACCTGGAGTCGGCCTACAACGCCTTCAACCGCTTCCTCCACTCCTCTTAA
- the vps28 gene encoding vacuolar protein sorting-associated protein 28 homolog isoform X2: MFHGIPVTGGGAPANKPELYEEVKLYKNAREREKYDNMAELFAVVKTLQALEKAYIKDCVTPNEYTASCSRLLVQYKAAFKQVQGSDVGSIDDFCRKYRLDCPLAMERIKEDRPITIKDDKGNLNRCIADIVSLFITVMDKLRLEIRAMDEIQPDLRELMETMNRMSNMPPDSEAKDKVNLWLTTLSSMSASDELDDNQVRQMLFDLESAYNAFNRFLHSS, from the exons ATGTTCCATGGGATACCAGtcactggaggaggag CTCCGGCAAATAAACCTGAGCTATATGAG GAGGTGAAATTATACAAAAATGCAAGGGAACGAGAAAA GTATGACAATATGGCGGAGTTGTTTGCTGTCGTCAAAACACTACAGGCCCTGGAAAAGGCTTACATTAAAGACTGCGTAACGCCTAATGA GTACACCGCCTCCTGTTCCAGACTCTTGGTTCAGTATAAGGCTGCTTTCAAACAGGTGCAGGGCTCTGACGTGGGCTCCATCGATGACTTCTGCAGGAAATACAGA CTCGACTGTCCACTAGCAATGGAACGGATTAAAGAGGATCGGCCAATCACCATCAAGGATGACAAGGGCAACCTGAACCGCTGCATCGCAGATATAGTTTCA CTCTTCATCACTGTGATGGACAAGCTGAGATTGGAGATCAGGGCCATGGATGAG aTCCAACCAGACCTGAGGGAGCTGATGGAGACTATGAACAGAATGAGTAACATGCCTCCAGACTCAGAGGCCAAGGACAAAGTCAATCTCTG GCTGACCACCCTGAGCAGCATGTCGGCCTCGGATGAGTTGGATGATAATCAGGTGCGCCAGATGCTCTTTGACCTGGAGTCGGCCTACAACGCCTTCAACCGCTTCCTCCACTCCTCTTAA
- the aunip gene encoding aurora kinase A and ninein-interacting protein encodes MKSTAAAPQTSDQEDCDVWLDTVELKGKAKQKRRSRPISKLLNPFCGGAGYSLAVALNFTQTKTEMPKTKQSSISAFFTAHRKVLNKMSTTEPPNMDSVQPLSSSASTTPTATASGKKRGRNSDFEPVLVDECKSENVTEKETELWQTRSENHSTLQNIYWESEEEKSEECEPPQSKRRVSDSTFTQDDSQPLPQTWSQDPLFTFSQYTENEFHQTNHKCTAVENFRSSEPSFLNSLQDEEEVFRKQIGAEGRTSTQKSFNRLHSSHIIDEKENSTPPSYNSPSKDSSFSHFRPVSNYKWTQAKTASPRKQTGQLWEKAAKEESSAFQIKRTKLISSPLKRRMPQQRSRELDEDSLATLFTQDSEGFRVIAHRGLDTRSPLKDQSNVSMGVVSAYKFLPEEEEEDEEMLFTQDSQGNVVIKH; translated from the exons ATGAAGAGCACTGCAGCAGCACCACAGACCTCTGATCAAGAGGATTGTGATGTTTGGCTGGACACTGTGGAGCTGAAAGGAAAAGCTAAACAG AAGCGCCGTAGCCGTCCCATTTCTAAACTGCTGAACCCGTTTTGTGGAGGTGCTGGATACAGTTTGGCTGTGGCACTCAACTTCACTCAGACCAAAACAGAAATGCCAAAAACCAAACAGAGCTCCATATCTGCCTTTTTCACAGCTCATCGGAAAG TCCTCAATAAGATGTCCACTACTGAGCCACCAAACATGGATTCAGTGCAGCCTCTTTCATCATCTGCCTCAACTACACCGACAGCCACAGCATCAGGGAAAAAACGAGGGCGCAACTCCGACTTTGAGCCTGTTTTGGTTGACGAGTGTAAAAGTGAAAATGTGACTGAGAAGGAAACAGAATTATGGCAGACGCGTTCAGAAAACCATTCAACTTTACAAAACATATACTGGGAatctgaagaggagaagtctgaAGAGTGTGAACCACCACAGAGTAAGAGGAGGGTCTCTGATTCCACCTTTACACAAGATGACAGTCAACCTCTACCACAGACGTGGAGTCAGGACCCGCTGTTCACTTTCAGTCAGTACACTGAAAATGAGTTTCATCAGACTAACCACAAATGTACAGCAGTGGAGAACTTCAGGAGCTCTGAGCCAAGTTTCCTAAACAGTCTgcaggatgaggaggaggtctTTAGAAAACAGATAGGTGCAGAAGGACGAACCTCAACTCAAAAATCTTTTAACCGCCTTCATTCTTCTCATATCATTGATGAGAAGGAAAACAGCACGCCACCGTCTTATAATTCCCCAAGCAAAGACTCATCTTTCTCTCATTTCAGACCTGTTTCAAATTATAAGTGGACACAAGCAAAAACTGCTTCACCTCGGAAACAAACAGGTCAGCTGTGGGAAAAGGCTGCAAAAGAAGAGAGCTCTGCCTTCCAGATCAAGAGGACAAAACTGATAAGCTCTCCTCTCAAAAGACGAATGCCACAGCAGCGAAGCAGAGAACTCGATGAGGACAGTTTGGCCACTTTGTTCACTCAGGACTCTGAAGGGTTCAGGGTGATCGCACACAGAGGTCTGGACACCAGGAGTCCTCTCAAAGATCAGAGTAACGTCAGCATGGGAGTGGTGAGTGCTTATAAATTTCTGccggaggaagaggaagaggatgaagagATGCTGTTTACTCAAGACTCTCAGGGAAATGTAGTgattaaacactga